A part of Prolixibacteraceae bacterium genomic DNA contains:
- the miaA gene encoding tRNA (adenosine(37)-N6)-dimethylallyltransferase MiaA produces MKTLVVITGPTGVGKTDLSIRIAETFQTEIISCDSRQLFKEMTIGTAVPTQEELSRVPHHFIQTHSVHDYYNAAQFEVDVLAKLDDLFESKQLVVMTGGSMMYIDAVCKGIDDLPTVTPVVRNGLLKQYEEEGIDNIMQELKEHDPVYYTQVDLNNHKRVIHAVEIIRMTGGPYSELRTNTVKNRPFNIIKICVNREREEVYDRINRRVLMMIDQGLEAEARSLYDYKDLPALNTVGYREFFNYFGGEKDLDYAIERVQANSRKYARKQLTWFRRDKAYEWFHPDEQEQIVDFIKSQL; encoded by the coding sequence ATGAAAACATTAGTCGTAATAACCGGACCTACGGGAGTTGGAAAGACAGATTTAAGTATTCGAATTGCGGAAACATTTCAGACGGAGATTATTTCGTGTGATTCTAGGCAGCTCTTTAAGGAGATGACAATAGGTACGGCGGTACCAACGCAAGAGGAGTTGTCAAGAGTACCTCATCACTTTATTCAGACTCATTCTGTTCATGATTACTATAATGCCGCACAATTTGAGGTGGATGTATTAGCAAAGTTGGACGACCTATTTGAATCAAAGCAATTGGTTGTGATGACTGGCGGCTCAATGATGTACATCGATGCAGTGTGTAAAGGTATTGATGATCTACCCACTGTGACTCCAGTGGTTCGTAATGGTTTACTAAAACAGTATGAGGAAGAGGGAATTGATAATATCATGCAAGAGCTTAAGGAGCATGATCCTGTCTATTACACTCAGGTGGACTTAAATAACCATAAGAGAGTGATCCATGCTGTTGAGATTATTAGAATGACAGGTGGACCTTACTCTGAATTACGAACAAATACAGTTAAGAACCGTCCTTTTAATATTATAAAAATCTGTGTCAATCGCGAACGTGAAGAGGTGTATGATCGAATTAACCGAAGGGTATTGATGATGATAGATCAAGGATTAGAAGCGGAGGCACGATCGTTATACGACTATAAGGATTTACCTGCATTAAACACCGTTGGGTATAGAGAGTTCTTTAACTACTTTGGTGGAGAAAAAGACCTCGATTATGCTATTGAGAGAGTTCAAGCAAATAGTAGAAAGTATGCCCGAAAACAGTTGACATGGTTTAGAAGAGATAAGGCTTATGAATGGTTTCATCCTGATGAGCAAGAACAAATTGTTGACTTTATCAAATCACAACTTTAA
- a CDS encoding MarR family transcriptional regulator — MEQLKISNQFCFPFYVASRMITKLYQPLLEQYGLTYPQYLVLMVLWEESPLPVKSIGEKLYLNSNTLTPLLKRMEAMELIIRTRDTKDERKVFIELTTKARELKSDIACVPTTLFEKLDMPMDKMQSIKKDLEDVIGLLNKSLSED, encoded by the coding sequence ATGGAACAACTAAAGATATCCAATCAATTCTGCTTTCCATTCTATGTGGCAAGCAGAATGATAACAAAGCTCTATCAACCTCTATTGGAGCAATATGGGTTGACCTACCCTCAATACTTGGTATTAATGGTTCTATGGGAGGAATCTCCTTTACCAGTTAAGTCTATAGGAGAAAAGTTATACCTAAATAGTAATACCTTAACGCCACTCCTAAAACGTATGGAGGCCATGGAGCTAATAATACGCACCCGTGACACAAAAGACGAACGCAAGGTATTTATCGAATTAACCACTAAGGCGAGAGAGTTAAAGAGTGATATCGCATGTGTTCCAACCACTTTATTTGAAAAATTGGATATGCCGATGGACAAGATGCAAAGCATCAAAAAAGATTTAGAAGATGTCATTGGACTACTCAACAAATCTCTATCTGAAGATTAA
- a CDS encoding glutathione peroxidase, with amino-acid sequence MKFYDFTARTLQGKELNMSEFDGKVVVVVNTASKCGLTPQYEGLEALYQKYKDQGLVILGFPCNQFGNQEPGGEKEISEGCLINYGVSFPMFSKVDVNGDQSHPIFKYLKGELGGWFGSKIKWNFTKFVIDREGKPIKRFAPVAKPEKMETLIKKLLEK; translated from the coding sequence ATGAAATTCTACGATTTTACAGCCCGCACACTACAAGGAAAAGAGTTAAACATGTCTGAATTCGATGGCAAAGTAGTTGTTGTCGTAAACACAGCAAGCAAATGTGGATTAACCCCTCAATACGAAGGATTAGAGGCGCTATACCAAAAGTACAAAGATCAAGGGTTAGTTATCTTAGGTTTTCCTTGTAACCAATTCGGAAACCAAGAGCCTGGTGGCGAAAAAGAGATAAGTGAAGGGTGCCTAATTAACTACGGTGTATCTTTCCCTATGTTTAGCAAAGTAGATGTTAATGGGGATCAATCACATCCTATCTTTAAATATCTAAAAGGAGAACTTGGAGGATGGTTTGGTTCGAAGATAAAATGGAATTTTACTAAGTTTGTAATCGATAGAGAGGGTAAACCAATCAAACGATTCGCTCCTGTTGCAAAACCAGAGAAAATGGAGACTCTCATTAAAAAGTTACTAGAGAAATAA
- the pheT gene encoding phenylalanine--tRNA ligase subunit beta: MNISYSWLKDYIDTDLSPAELSSILTQTGLEVGSIEEVETIKGGLKGLVIGEVKSCEAHPDSDHLSKTTVDVGEAELLPIVCGAPNVAAGQKVVVAVVGTILYDGDNEFKIKKSKIRGEVSMGMICAEDEIGLGESHDGIMVLPSDAPVGKAASEYFNVENDYIIEIDLTPNRVDGSSHIGVARDLAAFLKQQNDNITYSKPSVDDFKVDNDQVPVTIDVRNSAACPIYTGVSIRGVKVESSPEWLQKRLIVIGLTPINNIVDITNYVLFETGQPLHAFDMAKIKGNKIVVETLAQGTKFTTLDEVERELDAKDLMICNESEGMCIAGVFGGLDSGVKDTTTDIFLESAYFNPVYVRKTARRHGLSTDSSFRFERGVDPNGNEYALKRAALLIKEIAGGQISGDIQRVAADDAPTAPFEVVFKPSNARRLIGKDIDDATIEKILVALEIEISKSDDDTWNLKVPAYRVDVQREADVVEDILRIYGYNNVQPGTAVKSTIQYSHKPNKHKLQNMVSDSLSACGFNEIWSNSLGKASNYDGLNSYPEANLVKLFNPLSQDLNVMRENLLFGGLEAVERNTNFRNGDLSLYEFGNVYTYDESIETDNHVNRYHEEEHLGLWLSGNRDNEGWQGEATTSSFYTLKSYVINILEKLGITEDKIQIKSCTEDIYSDAIQICQGPKVLATLGYVAPSLLKKNGIKTTVFYADIHWTTVLTTLKKQKVQYTPLPKYPEVRRDLALLVDKSVTFDQLKAIALKGEKNLLRKVDIFDVYEGEHLPEGKKSYALSFILRDDKGTLKDKQIDKIMNKMIKSFEHQVGASLR, from the coding sequence ATGAATATTTCGTATAGTTGGTTAAAGGATTATATAGACACAGATCTATCTCCTGCAGAGCTCTCTTCCATTCTTACACAGACTGGATTAGAAGTTGGTAGTATTGAGGAAGTGGAAACCATTAAAGGTGGTTTAAAAGGGTTAGTAATTGGTGAAGTGAAGAGTTGTGAAGCCCATCCTGATTCGGACCACTTATCAAAAACTACTGTGGATGTAGGGGAAGCAGAGTTGTTACCAATTGTTTGTGGTGCGCCAAATGTGGCAGCAGGCCAAAAAGTTGTAGTAGCAGTAGTAGGTACTATTCTATACGATGGAGATAATGAGTTTAAGATCAAGAAGTCGAAGATTCGTGGTGAAGTTTCGATGGGTATGATCTGTGCTGAAGATGAGATCGGTTTGGGGGAAAGTCATGATGGTATTATGGTATTGCCATCAGATGCTCCTGTAGGAAAAGCTGCATCTGAATATTTCAACGTTGAGAATGACTATATCATTGAGATCGATTTAACACCTAACCGTGTGGATGGATCATCGCATATTGGTGTGGCAAGAGATTTGGCTGCATTCTTGAAACAGCAAAACGATAACATTACCTATAGTAAGCCATCTGTAGATGACTTTAAAGTTGATAATGACCAAGTGCCTGTTACGATAGATGTACGTAACTCAGCAGCATGCCCTATATATACAGGAGTAAGTATTCGTGGCGTTAAAGTAGAAAGCTCTCCAGAGTGGTTACAGAAGCGCTTAATTGTGATCGGTTTAACTCCAATCAATAATATCGTAGATATTACAAACTACGTTCTATTTGAAACAGGTCAACCATTACATGCTTTTGATATGGCTAAAATCAAAGGCAATAAGATTGTTGTGGAAACCTTAGCACAAGGAACAAAGTTTACAACATTAGACGAAGTTGAAAGAGAGCTAGATGCGAAAGATCTGATGATTTGTAATGAATCGGAAGGAATGTGTATTGCAGGAGTGTTCGGAGGTTTAGATTCAGGAGTAAAGGATACAACTACTGATATATTCTTGGAGAGTGCATATTTCAATCCAGTTTACGTACGTAAGACTGCACGTCGTCATGGATTAAGTACAGATTCGTCTTTCCGTTTTGAGAGAGGTGTCGATCCTAATGGAAATGAGTATGCTTTAAAGCGTGCTGCATTGTTAATTAAAGAGATTGCAGGTGGACAAATTTCTGGAGACATCCAACGTGTTGCTGCAGATGATGCTCCAACGGCTCCTTTTGAAGTGGTATTCAAACCATCTAATGCTCGTCGATTGATTGGTAAAGATATTGATGATGCTACTATCGAAAAGATTTTGGTTGCTCTAGAGATCGAGATAAGTAAGTCAGACGATGACACATGGAACCTAAAAGTTCCTGCTTATAGAGTGGATGTTCAAAGGGAAGCTGATGTGGTCGAAGACATTCTACGTATCTATGGCTACAATAATGTACAACCAGGTACTGCAGTAAAGTCTACAATACAATATTCACATAAACCAAATAAGCATAAGTTACAGAATATGGTTTCTGACTCACTCTCAGCATGTGGGTTTAATGAGATCTGGAGTAACTCATTAGGAAAAGCTTCAAACTATGATGGATTGAACTCTTATCCTGAGGCTAATCTGGTTAAATTATTCAACCCTCTATCACAAGACCTTAATGTGATGAGAGAGAATCTTCTGTTTGGTGGATTAGAGGCTGTTGAGCGTAATACTAACTTTAGAAATGGAGATCTATCTCTATATGAGTTTGGTAATGTTTATACCTATGATGAGTCTATTGAAACGGATAATCATGTTAATAGATACCATGAGGAAGAGCATCTAGGTTTATGGTTGTCAGGGAATAGAGATAATGAGGGATGGCAAGGCGAAGCAACAACTTCTTCTTTCTATACTTTGAAATCATATGTTATCAATATCCTTGAGAAACTTGGTATTACGGAAGATAAGATCCAAATTAAGAGTTGTACTGAAGATATCTATAGTGATGCGATTCAGATTTGTCAAGGACCAAAAGTGTTGGCTACTCTAGGATATGTTGCGCCGTCTTTACTAAAGAAGAACGGGATTAAGACAACTGTATTCTATGCTGATATTCATTGGACAACGGTACTTACGACGTTGAAGAAACAAAAAGTTCAGTATACACCGCTTCCAAAATATCCTGAGGTACGTAGAGATCTTGCTTTATTGGTGGATAAGAGTGTAACATTTGATCAATTGAAAGCGATTGCACTTAAGGGAGAGAAGAATCTTCTTCGTAAAGTCGATATCTTTGATGTTTATGAAGGAGAGCACCTTCCTGAAGGAAAGAAATCATATGCATTGAGTTTCATCTTACGTGATGATAAAGGAACGCTTAAAGATAAGCAGATTGATAAAATCATGAACAAAATGATTAAGTCATTTGAACATCAGGTGGGAGCTTCTTTGCGATAA
- a CDS encoding DMT family transporter, with product MSDNKKGILFACFTALLWGFLAIILKMASQFLDSHTIVFARFSIAFLILLTIVLSRGRYTTLQIFRKPPLMLMVATVCLSLNYYGYMQGIHLTSPGNAQILIQWGPILLALSGIFIFKEKLSRWQALGFVIALCGFTLFFREKLINLIDSSNEYIEGNVWTLFGGTMWAIYAILQKKLVQRFSTTQLNLFIYGVASLLFLSQADLSQLGVLSLKQWAIVVFLGLNTLLAYGALAEALKYTKAKNVSIIITLNPVLTFILLGIMSEVGLHWVAPEQLTILSIVGAVGVLSGAIMIIGGKK from the coding sequence ATGAGTGATAACAAAAAAGGAATACTCTTTGCTTGCTTCACCGCACTTTTATGGGGTTTTCTTGCGATCATATTAAAGATGGCATCCCAATTTCTGGATTCCCACACTATTGTGTTTGCTCGTTTTTCTATTGCTTTCTTAATTCTCTTAACCATTGTGTTGAGTCGGGGTCGATATACCACTCTGCAGATATTTAGAAAACCTCCATTGATGTTGATGGTCGCAACAGTTTGCCTGTCCCTTAACTATTATGGATATATGCAGGGGATCCATTTGACCTCTCCAGGGAATGCACAGATATTAATTCAATGGGGTCCCATTCTACTTGCTCTTTCTGGTATTTTTATTTTTAAAGAGAAACTGAGTCGATGGCAAGCCCTTGGCTTTGTCATTGCATTGTGTGGCTTTACACTCTTTTTTAGAGAAAAGCTGATAAATCTAATTGATTCTTCCAACGAGTATATTGAAGGTAATGTATGGACTTTGTTTGGTGGAACAATGTGGGCTATATATGCCATCTTACAAAAGAAGTTGGTGCAACGATTCAGCACCACTCAATTAAATTTATTCATTTATGGTGTCGCTTCATTGTTGTTTTTGAGTCAAGCAGACCTGTCACAATTAGGAGTGTTAAGTCTGAAACAATGGGCAATTGTTGTGTTTTTAGGATTGAATACACTTTTGGCATATGGTGCATTAGCAGAAGCATTGAAATATACTAAAGCAAAGAATGTGAGTATTATCATTACGCTTAATCCTGTACTTACGTTTATCTTATTAGGGATTATGAGTGAGGTTGGTTTGCATTGGGTGGCCCCAGAACAACTGACTATTTTATCCATTGTTGGTGCAGTAGGGGTGTTAAGTGGTGCAATAATGATTATTGGAGGGAAAAAATAG
- a CDS encoding helix-turn-helix domain-containing protein encodes MKYLASNLKYLRTEFLLSQKKLGERINISASSIGCYEKERSTPSLRNIQKLSTTFGVDIDTLLHVDLTTEHREISREGKNIRVLPIVVESDNKEKASIVPAKAAAGYTEGYAEPQFVSSLVNFDLPFPELQKEQTYRVFQITGDSMLPIKNNSYVITSYLQNWRDVKFGSCYIVLTKEDGIVFKRIEKSESTHRLRMTSDNDQYDPYEIHINDIKEIWVAKGIIDFDLDS; translated from the coding sequence ATGAAATATCTAGCATCGAATTTAAAGTATTTAAGGACGGAATTTCTTTTGTCACAGAAGAAATTGGGCGAAAGGATTAATATCTCTGCGTCTTCCATTGGTTGTTATGAAAAAGAGAGGAGTACTCCTTCATTACGTAATATTCAGAAACTATCTACCACTTTCGGAGTGGATATCGATACCTTGCTTCATGTTGATTTAACAACAGAGCATAGAGAGATCTCTAGAGAAGGTAAGAATATACGTGTTCTTCCCATTGTTGTGGAGAGTGATAATAAAGAGAAAGCTTCGATTGTTCCTGCAAAAGCTGCTGCAGGTTATACTGAAGGGTATGCAGAACCTCAATTCGTTTCGAGTTTAGTCAATTTCGATCTGCCATTTCCTGAATTACAGAAAGAACAGACATATCGCGTGTTTCAGATTACAGGAGATTCAATGTTGCCAATTAAGAATAACTCTTATGTGATCACCAGTTATTTGCAAAATTGGAGGGATGTGAAGTTTGGTTCTTGTTATATTGTTCTTACTAAAGAAGATGGAATTGTATTTAAACGTATAGAAAAAAGTGAATCAACACATCGTTTAAGAATGACTTCTGACAATGACCAATATGATCCATACGAGATTCATATTAATGATATTAAAGAGATCTGGGTTGCGAAGGGTATTATTGATTTTGACCTTGATTCGTAG
- a CDS encoding helix-turn-helix domain-containing protein, protein MNSSPISIYHFKEAAIQFEVVDIQKILSMKEKSLVAHRLRFHQILVITDGSGFHEVDFKVIEFHKSTIIPVAMGQVQRFEPNSEMRGYAIVFTSDFLIKESLDYNYLFNFTIFIHNITPILCECNESIEVLVGEMLREQFAGGQFEQEAYLRNLLLSFLIQIERKKRSYSEIEPNQTLNLYLNFRCEIEQNISYKLKIVDICEKLSISPKQLNRQLKQYHNTTAKKYIDERILLEIKRLLSYSTLSMKEIAYRIGFDDPTNFTKYFKGKTGQLPSVYRLRYQ, encoded by the coding sequence ATGAATTCGTCTCCTATCTCAATATATCATTTTAAAGAAGCCGCAATACAGTTCGAGGTGGTAGATATCCAAAAGATTCTTTCTATGAAAGAGAAGTCTTTGGTAGCACATCGTTTAAGATTTCATCAAATATTAGTTATAACAGATGGAAGTGGGTTTCACGAAGTGGATTTTAAGGTAATTGAATTTCATAAGAGTACTATTATTCCTGTTGCTATGGGACAGGTACAACGTTTTGAGCCCAATTCTGAAATGCGAGGATATGCGATTGTCTTCACTTCTGATTTTCTTATCAAAGAGTCGTTAGACTATAACTATCTATTTAATTTTACGATATTTATTCATAATATCACGCCAATATTGTGTGAATGCAATGAGTCAATAGAGGTGTTAGTTGGAGAGATGCTTAGAGAACAGTTTGCCGGAGGACAATTTGAACAAGAAGCTTATTTAAGAAATTTACTCCTTAGTTTTTTAATTCAGATAGAAAGAAAGAAAAGGTCCTATTCCGAGATTGAGCCTAATCAGACATTGAATTTATATTTGAACTTTAGATGTGAGATTGAGCAGAATATTAGTTATAAACTTAAGATTGTTGATATTTGTGAGAAGTTATCGATCTCTCCAAAGCAGTTAAATCGTCAATTAAAACAATATCATAATACTACAGCAAAGAAGTATATTGATGAGCGTATACTTCTTGAGATTAAAAGACTTTTATCTTATTCTACACTTTCAATGAAGGAAATTGCATATCGAATTGGTTTTGACGATCCAACCAATTTTACTAAATACTTCAAGGGAAAGACTGGT